CGTGACGGACTGCATCAGCTCGTCGCGCGCGTGGCCTTCTATCCCATCTTCAACCTCAAGTCGGGGCATGTGACCAATCTGGCCGCCGCGCGCGTCTGGATGCAGTCCGAGCGCTGCGCGCTGGCCTGTCACTGTCTGGCCGAGCAGCGCGGGCAGGATGTGTTCTCGGCCTATCTGGCCGGGCTGGTCGCCAACGTGGGGCTGATGGTCGGGTTCCGGCTCATGGACCAGGTGCTCGACAAACAGCGCGACCCGATCCCGAACTCAGGGGCGTTCTACAGGGTCTTCATCGAGCGCTCCAGACAGTTGTCGCACCGCATCATCGACGACTGGAATTTTCCCGAGAGCGTCATACAGGCCATCGACGAGCAGGCCAATCCGGAGCCGAACGCCGCGCGTTCCTGGCTGGGCGCGATCCTGGACGTCGCCGATCAATATGCCAAACTGAACCTTCTGGTCGAGAAACGGCGGCTTCCCGAAGACGAGGTGGATGCCGCGATGTTCATGTCCGAACCCTGCTATCGCCGACTTTTGATCGATGTACAGAACTGACCGCACCGACGCTCTCCCTGGAACCCCGCGCGTGAGAGGCGAGGCATGATCCTGCGGCTCGTGCTCGTCATCCTGCTGCTGGCGGCGGCTTTGTGGCTGCTCCATCGGCTACGTACGATGCCGCGCGCCTTGCTGGCGCGCCGACTGCGTCAGGCGGCGATCTGGGGCTTGATTGCGGTGCTGTTGCTTGCGGTACTCACCGGACGCCTGAATCCGCTGTTCGCGCTCCTTGGCGCGGCCATTCCGGTGCTGATGCGGTTGCTCGCGTTCCTGCGTCTGGTGCCTGAGCTGCAACAGATCCTGCGCTCGCTCGGGCTCGGGGTGGGCGCTGGCGCCGGTTCGGCCGATGGCGGGGCGGGGCAGGGCGTGCCTCCAAGCTCGGGCACTCTGAGTGAGGACGAGGCGCGCGCCATCCTCGGCGTCGATGCCAAGGCCGATGCCGAGGCCATCCGTGCCGCGCATCGGCGGCTGATGCAGCGGCTGCATCCGGATCGCGGCGGCTCGGATTATCTGGCCGCCCGCATCAATGCGGCCAAACGTCGCCTGCTGGGAGATTGACGACACATGGCCACGGCTCCCAAACCCAAGAGCGCCTATGTCTGCAACGCCTGTGGCGCGCGCTATCCGAAATGGGCCGGACAGTGCCAGGAGTGCGGCGCTTGGAACAGTCTCCAGGAAGTCGCTGAGCTACGCCGCCGTCCGGCCGAGCGCAGCGGCGGCTATGCCGGAGTCGTCGATTCCAACAAGATCGAAACCCTGGCCGAAGTCAGCCCGGAGGAGCGCCAGCGCGTCCAGAGCGGCATCGGCGAGCTGGACCGGGTGCTCGGCGGCGGTCTGGTCGCCGGCTCGGTCGTCCTGATCGGCGGCGATCCGGGCATCGGCAAGTCGACTCTGCTGCTCCAGGCGTGCGCGGCGCTGGCCGCCGAGCAGCCGGTGCTCTATGTCAGCGGCGAGGAGTCACCTCAGCAGATCGGTCTGCGCGCGCGCCGGCTGGGACTGTCCGGCGGCGGCATCCGACTGCTGGCCGAGACCTGTGTCGAACAGATCCTGGCCCACGCCGAGCAGGAGCGGCCACGGGTGATGGTGGTCGACTCGATCCAGACCCTCTATACCGAGACGCTGCAATCGGCGCCCGGCTCGGTGTCGCAGGTGCGCGAGTCGGCGGCGCAACTGGTGCGCTTCGCCAAGCAGCGCGACACCGTGGTGTTCCTGGTCGGGCATGTGACCAAGGACGGCGCGCTCGCCGGGCCGCGCGTGCTCGAACACATGGTCGACACCGTGCTCTATTTCGAGGGTGAGCACGGTGGACCCTTCCGCATCGTGCGCTCGATCAAGAACCGCTTCGGCGCCGTCAACGAGTTGGGCGTGTTTTCGATGGGAGATCAGGGTCTGCGCGAGGTCAAGAATCCCTCGGCGATCTTTCTCTCGCGCCACGATCAGCCGGTCTCGGGCAGTCTGGTGATGGTCACGCGCGAAGGGACGCGCCCGCTGCTGGTCGAGGTCCAGGCGCTGGTCGACGAGAGTCCGCTGGCCAATCCGCGCCGGGTGGCGCTGGGGCTGGATCAGAACCGGCTGTCGATGCTGCTGGCGGTGCTGCACCGGCATGGCGGTATCGGCATGTTCAATCAGGACGTCTTCGTCAATGTCGTCGGCGGGGTGCGCATCGCCGAGACGGCGGCCGATCTGCCGGTGCTGCTGGCGGTGCTGTCGAGCTATCGCGACCGGCCGCTGCCGCTCGATCTGGCGGCCTTCGGCGAGATCGGGCTGTCGGGCGAGGTGCGGCCCGTCCCCAATGGACCCGACCGGCTACGCGAGGCGGTCAAGCACGGCATCCGGCGTGCCATCGTGCCCAAGGGCAACGCGCCCAAGGAGGGCGTCGAGGGGTTGGAGATCACGGTCGTCAGAACCCTGGGCGAGGCGCTGGGGGCGGCGTTCTGAAAGATCCGCCCGTCAGTGCTCGCCACTGGGGATGTGCGTTTAGGGACGCTACACCGAAGCCTCGATCCGCCAGCCGATGGTCTCACCGGCGCACATCGGAACCACCTGACTGTCTCCGAACGCATAGTGCTCGGGCAGGGTCCAGGGATCGCGGATCAGCTTGAGGCGGTCCTGGTTGCGGGGCAGGCCGTAGAAATCCGGTCCATGCCGGCTGGCGAAGCCTTCCAGCCGGTCGAGCGCGCCGGCGCGCTCGAAGACGGCGGCATAGGCCTCCAGCGCGGCATGCGCGCTGAAGATCCCGGCGCAGCCGCAATTGCATTCCTTGGTTCCGATCGCATGGGGCGCGCTGTCGGTGCCGAGAAAAAAGCGCGGATGACCGCTGGTCGCCGCCTCGACCAGCGCCAGCCGGTGGCGCTCGCGCTTGAGCACCGGCAGACAGTAGAAATGCGGCCGAATCCCGCCGGCCAGGATGGCGTTGCGGTTGTAGAGCAGATGATGCGGGGTGATGGTCGCGGCCAGCGTCTCGGGGCCGGAGCGCACGAAGTTCACCGCTTCGGCGGTCGTGACATGCTCCAGCACGATCTTGAGTCCGGGAACCTGATCGATGAGCGGGCGCAGCACCCGCTCGATGAAGATCGGCTCGCGGTCGAAGATGTCGATCGCCTCGTCCGTGACCTCGCCATGCACCAGGAGCGGCATTCCGGCCGCTCGCATCGCTTCCAGCACCGGCTGGAGCCGTGGGATGTCGGTCACGCCGCTTTCGGAATTGGTGGTCGCTCCGGCCGGATAGAGCTTGCAGGCGACCACCACACCACTATCCCGGGCGCGCGCGATCTCGTCCGGGGTGGTGCGGTCGGTGAGATAGAGCGTCATCAGCGGCGTGAAACCGCTGCCCTCGGGGAGCGCGGCGAGGATACGTGCTCGGTAGGCGAGCGCCTGCTCGGTCGTCACCACCGGCGGCTTGAGATTCGGCATGACGATGGCGCGCGCGAACTGGCGCGCGCTGAAGCCCACCACGTCGGCCATGGCTGCGCCATCGCGCAGATGCAGGTGCCAGTCGTCCGGGCGGATGATCTCGATCGCGTCGCGGGATTCCATGGTTCAATCCACCTTGGGTCCGGCGGCGGTGATACGTGGATCGACCTGATCGGCGAACTTGGCGAAGTTCGACGCGAACATGCCCGCGAGCTTGCGCGCCTGGGCGTCGTAGTCGGCGCCGTTCGGCCAGGTGCGGCGCGGATCGAGGATCTCGGCCGGAACGTCCGGGCAGGACTCCGGAATCTGGAGACCGAAGATCGGATCGAGTCGGGTCGGCACACCGTCGAGCCGGCCATCGAGCACCGCGTTGACCATGGCGCGGGTGTGCGGGATGCGGATCCGCTGCCCGGTACCATAGGGTCCGCCGCTCCAGCCGGTATTGATCAGCCACACCTGGGTGCCGTGCTCGGCCAGCCGCTGGCCGAGAAGTTCGGCGTAACGCTGCGGATGCAGCGGCATGAAGGGTGCGCCATAGCAGGCGCTGAAGACGGGCGAGGGTTCGGTGACACCCTTCTCGGTACCGGCGACCCGCGCCGTGTAGCCCGAGATGAAATGATACATGGCCTGTTCGGGTGTCAGGCGCGAGACGGGCGGCAGCACGCCGAAGGCGTCGCAGGTCAGGAACAGCACGACGCTGGGATGACCGCCGAGTCCGGTGTCGCTGGCGTTGGGGATGGCGCTGATGTGATAGGCCCCGCGCGTGTTCTCGGTCAGCGACTCGTCGTCGAGATCGAGCCGCCGGTCCTCGGCGCGCACGGTCACGTTCTCCAGCACGGTGCCGAAGCGGCGCGTGGTGGCATGGATCTCGGGTTCGGCGCTGGGCGAGAGCCGGATCATCTTGGCGTAGCAGCCGCCCTCGAAGTTGAAGATGCCGTTCGGACTCCAGCCGTGTTCGTCGTCGCCGATCAGGGTGCGCGCGGCATCGGCCGAGAGCGTGGTCTTGCCGGTGCCGCTCAGACCGAAGAAGAGTGCGGTGCGACCGTCCGGCCCGATGTTGGCCGAGCAGTGCATCGGTAGCACGTCGCGGAAGGGCATCAGATAGTTCATCACCGTGAACAGCGACTTCTTGATCTCGCCGGCATAGCTGGTTCCGCCGATCAGCACCAGCCGCTTGGCGAAGTTGACCAGGATGAAGGTCTCCGAGCGCGTCTGGTCGAGCGAGGGGATGGCGTGGAAGCGCGGCACGTCGATCACGGTGAACTCGGGCACCAGGGTGTCGAGTTCCTCGGGCTTGGGCTGGATGAAGAGATTGCGCGCGAAGAGGCTGTGCCAGGCGTACTCGGAGATGACCCGCACCGGCATCCGATAGTCGGGATCGGCGCCGACATAGCAGTCCTGGACGTAGATCTCCTTCATTTGC
The sequence above is drawn from the Allochromatium vinosum DSM 180 genome and encodes:
- a CDS encoding HDOD domain-containing protein translates to MSFLKNLFGRLLHGNRVRARDDERDEIDDRDSSSSPSEDDIASESDEDTSEGDGSIDLELPPIRFDRWFYPWLLDLSAFADLSLSQSEAHVLDAFEQLVTGQKSSSTLVPRLPMVIPQLMRSLKDETMTGAQLARQITRDPVLVGEVIRVANSPYYRRARKISNIEQAVVLLGRDGLHQLVARVAFYPIFNLKSGHVTNLAAARVWMQSERCALACHCLAEQRGQDVFSAYLAGLVANVGLMVGFRLMDQVLDKQRDPIPNSGAFYRVFIERSRQLSHRIIDDWNFPESVIQAIDEQANPEPNAARSWLGAILDVADQYAKLNLLVEKRRLPEDEVDAAMFMSEPCYRRLLIDVQN
- a CDS encoding J domain-containing protein; translation: MILRLVLVILLLAAALWLLHRLRTMPRALLARRLRQAAIWGLIAVLLLAVLTGRLNPLFALLGAAIPVLMRLLAFLRLVPELQQILRSLGLGVGAGAGSADGGAGQGVPPSSGTLSEDEARAILGVDAKADAEAIRAAHRRLMQRLHPDRGGSDYLAARINAAKRRLLGD
- the pckA gene encoding phosphoenolpyruvate carboxykinase (ATP); its protein translation is MRVSGRPTEHSLDHHGLYNLDTIHWNLPTPALYEQAIRAHEGVVSHMGPLVVRTGHHTGRSANDKFVVEEPSSRDHIWWGEINRPIDEAHFDLLHHRLASYLQMKEIYVQDCYVGADPDYRMPVRVISEYAWHSLFARNLFIQPKPEELDTLVPEFTVIDVPRFHAIPSLDQTRSETFILVNFAKRLVLIGGTSYAGEIKKSLFTVMNYLMPFRDVLPMHCSANIGPDGRTALFFGLSGTGKTTLSADAARTLIGDDEHGWSPNGIFNFEGGCYAKMIRLSPSAEPEIHATTRRFGTVLENVTVRAEDRRLDLDDESLTENTRGAYHISAIPNASDTGLGGHPSVVLFLTCDAFGVLPPVSRLTPEQAMYHFISGYTARVAGTEKGVTEPSPVFSACYGAPFMPLHPQRYAELLGQRLAEHGTQVWLINTGWSGGPYGTGQRIRIPHTRAMVNAVLDGRLDGVPTRLDPIFGLQIPESCPDVPAEILDPRRTWPNGADYDAQARKLAGMFASNFAKFADQVDPRITAAGPKVD
- the pyrC gene encoding dihydroorotase, translated to MESRDAIEIIRPDDWHLHLRDGAAMADVVGFSARQFARAIVMPNLKPPVVTTEQALAYRARILAALPEGSGFTPLMTLYLTDRTTPDEIARARDSGVVVACKLYPAGATTNSESGVTDIPRLQPVLEAMRAAGMPLLVHGEVTDEAIDIFDREPIFIERVLRPLIDQVPGLKIVLEHVTTAEAVNFVRSGPETLAATITPHHLLYNRNAILAGGIRPHFYCLPVLKRERHRLALVEAATSGHPRFFLGTDSAPHAIGTKECNCGCAGIFSAHAALEAYAAVFERAGALDRLEGFASRHGPDFYGLPRNQDRLKLIRDPWTLPEHYAFGDSQVVPMCAGETIGWRIEASV
- the radA gene encoding DNA repair protein RadA gives rise to the protein MATAPKPKSAYVCNACGARYPKWAGQCQECGAWNSLQEVAELRRRPAERSGGYAGVVDSNKIETLAEVSPEERQRVQSGIGELDRVLGGGLVAGSVVLIGGDPGIGKSTLLLQACAALAAEQPVLYVSGEESPQQIGLRARRLGLSGGGIRLLAETCVEQILAHAEQERPRVMVVDSIQTLYTETLQSAPGSVSQVRESAAQLVRFAKQRDTVVFLVGHVTKDGALAGPRVLEHMVDTVLYFEGEHGGPFRIVRSIKNRFGAVNELGVFSMGDQGLREVKNPSAIFLSRHDQPVSGSLVMVTREGTRPLLVEVQALVDESPLANPRRVALGLDQNRLSMLLAVLHRHGGIGMFNQDVFVNVVGGVRIAETAADLPVLLAVLSSYRDRPLPLDLAAFGEIGLSGEVRPVPNGPDRLREAVKHGIRRAIVPKGNAPKEGVEGLEITVVRTLGEALGAAF